From Campylobacter sp. MG1, a single genomic window includes:
- a CDS encoding DNA ligase: MKKIFFILICLNLFALDLIKPVVLNINNINISDYLVSEKLDGVRGFWDGKKLYSKNENLYYPPDDFVKNFPPFAIDGELYCDTDFEDIISDVKKSKFQCVKLYVFEVPNQKGNLEQRLQVLKDYLKIYPNDNIKIIPQLNFKNKDEFFKYFDDITKNGAEGVVLHKKDTNFDTKKGDNIIKFKKYFDDECVITKINYTKNLLKNYECKWDIQNAQKALKTKKQKELFNSKKNEQYIIKIGSGFNKEHRENPLSIGTKITIKYYKISKNLKPIHAVFIRVRKDN; encoded by the coding sequence ATGAAAAAAATATTTTTTATTTTAATATGCTTAAATTTATTTGCTCTTGATTTAATAAAACCAGTAGTCTTAAATATTAATAATATAAATATTAGCGACTATTTAGTAAGTGAAAAATTAGATGGCGTTAGGGGTTTTTGGGACGGTAAAAAATTATATTCTAAAAATGAAAATTTATATTATCCACCAGATGATTTTGTAAAGAATTTTCCACCATTTGCTATTGATGGAGAATTATATTGTGATACTGATTTTGAAGATATTATAAGTGATGTAAAAAAATCTAAATTTCAATGTGTTAAATTATATGTTTTTGAAGTTCCGAATCAAAAAGGTAATTTAGAACAGAGATTACAGGTTTTAAAAGATTATTTAAAAATTTATCCAAATGATAATATTAAGATTATTCCACAATTAAATTTTAAAAACAAAGATGAATTTTTTAAATATTTTGATGATATTACAAAAAATGGTGCTGAAGGCGTTGTTTTGCATAAAAAAGATACTAATTTTGATACAAAAAAAGGTGATAACATAATTAAATTTAAAAAGTATTTTGATGATGAGTGCGTAATAACTAAGATTAATTACACTAAAAATTTATTAAAAAATTATGAGTGTAAATGGGATATACAAAATGCGCAAAAAGCCTTAAAAACTAAGAAACAAAAAGAATTATTTAATAGCAAAAAGAATGAACAATATATTATAAAAATCGGTTCAGGTTTTAATAAAGAACATAGAGAAAATCCTTTAAGTATAGGCACAAAAATTACTATAAAATATTATAAAATTAGTAAAAATTTAAAACCAATTCACGCTGTTTTTATAAGAGTTAGAAAGGATAATTAA